Proteins from a single region of Streptomyces glaucescens:
- a CDS encoding D-alanyl-D-alanine carboxypeptidase family protein has product MSSISGVRVRRAITVGLATGAMITTGAVVAAPAQALTVPTVTAKGAFVMNGATGATLYTKSGDTKRLTASTTKIMTAKVVLSQPNLNLDTKVTIRKEISDYIVSKGASSARLIVGDKVTVRQLLYGMMLPSGCDAAMALADKFGTGTSVKARTANFIGKMNTMAKSLGMTNTHFDSFDGISNGSNYSTPRDLTKLARSTMKSSTFRAVVKTKSYTAKTITKTGAIRTMAPWANTNTLLGWNGTLGIKTGSGPEAKYCLVFAATLNGEQVMGTVLSSSSEAYRTADVKKLINYGYARIS; this is encoded by the coding sequence ATGAGCAGCATTTCGGGCGTTCGGGTCCGCAGAGCCATCACGGTCGGGCTCGCCACCGGCGCCATGATCACCACGGGTGCGGTCGTCGCCGCCCCCGCGCAGGCCCTCACGGTGCCCACCGTCACCGCCAAGGGCGCCTTCGTGATGAACGGCGCGACCGGCGCGACCCTGTACACGAAGTCCGGCGACACCAAGCGGCTCACGGCCTCCACCACGAAGATCATGACCGCCAAGGTCGTGCTCTCGCAGCCGAACCTGAACCTGGACACCAAGGTGACGATCCGGAAGGAGATCAGCGACTACATCGTCTCCAAGGGCGCCTCGTCGGCGCGCCTGATCGTCGGTGACAAGGTCACCGTCCGTCAGCTCCTCTACGGCATGATGCTGCCGTCCGGCTGCGACGCCGCGATGGCCCTCGCCGACAAGTTCGGCACCGGCACCTCGGTCAAGGCCCGCACCGCCAACTTCATCGGCAAGATGAACACCATGGCCAAGAGCCTGGGCATGACCAACACGCACTTCGACTCGTTCGACGGCATCAGCAACGGCTCCAACTACTCGACGCCGCGCGACCTGACGAAGCTCGCGCGCAGCACGATGAAGAGCAGCACGTTCCGGGCCGTGGTGAAGACGAAGTCGTACACGGCCAAGACGATCACCAAGACCGGGGCCATCCGGACGATGGCGCCCTGGGCCAACACCAACACGCTGCTCGGCTGGAACGGCACGCTCGGCATCAAGACCGGCTCCGGTCCCGAGGCCAAGTACTGCCTGGTCTTCGCCGCCACGCTCAACGGCGAGCAGGTGATGGGCACCGTCCTGTCCTCCTCGTCGGAGGCCTACCGCACCGCCGACGTGAAGAAGCTGATCAACTACGGCTACGCCCGCATCAGCTGA
- a CDS encoding GntR family transcriptional regulator, with translation MTLAAVKQPPAADRVYTHVKQGVLDRRYEGGTLLTEGELAEAVGVSRTPVREALLRLEAEGLLKLYPKKGALVLPVSAQEIADVVETRLLVEEHAARKAVPAPPALITRLEELLAQQREQAAAGDLAAVAVTDRCFHAEIVRSGGNGILSRLYDQLRDRQLRMGVAVMHSHPDRIAKNLDEHHEILDALRSGDAEAAVAAVHRHVGWFSHLARGEVR, from the coding sequence ATGACCTTGGCAGCCGTGAAGCAACCGCCCGCCGCCGACCGCGTCTACACCCACGTCAAACAAGGGGTCCTGGACCGCCGCTACGAGGGCGGAACGCTCCTCACCGAGGGCGAGCTGGCCGAGGCCGTGGGGGTCTCGCGCACCCCCGTGCGCGAGGCACTGCTGCGGCTGGAGGCCGAGGGACTGCTCAAGCTGTACCCGAAGAAGGGCGCCCTGGTGCTGCCGGTCTCCGCGCAGGAGATCGCCGACGTCGTCGAGACCCGTCTGCTGGTCGAGGAGCACGCCGCCCGCAAGGCCGTCCCCGCCCCGCCCGCGCTGATCACCCGCCTGGAGGAGCTGCTCGCCCAGCAGCGGGAGCAGGCCGCCGCCGGGGACCTGGCCGCCGTCGCGGTCACCGACCGCTGCTTCCACGCCGAGATCGTCCGCAGCGGCGGCAACGGCATCCTCTCCCGCCTCTACGACCAGCTCCGCGACCGCCAGCTGCGGATGGGCGTCGCCGTGATGCACTCCCACCCCGACCGCATCGCCAAGAACCTGGACGAGCACCACGAGATCCTGGACGCGCTGCGCTCAGGCGACGCCGAGGCCGCCGTCGCCGCCGTCCACCGGCACGTCGGCTGGTTCTCGCACCTGGCGCGGGGTGAGGTCCGGTGA